From a region of the Actinomadura luzonensis genome:
- a CDS encoding M50 family metallopeptidase has protein sequence MNWLYLVGILIFLFGLMFSIALHEIGHLVPAKIFGVKVTQYMVGFGSTAWSRRRGETEYGIKWIPFGGYIRMIGMLPPRPGDDPGKLRSTATGPWQGLIESARDAAQEEVRPGDEDRVFYRKKWWQKVIIMSGGPLMNFVLAFVFFSILLVGIGLPTWAPIVSPETSTCVIPVSEQRDTCKPTDRPTPAAQAGLKPGDRIVSFDNQKIGSWDDATRLIRSHGPGPVRLGVVRDGRPLTLDVTLIAQDRPNLQDPKKIDRNVGFLGVLPTEVMQRQSIGAVIGYMGELTGRVAGSLLNLPEKMVGVWHAAFSGEQRDPEGPVGVVGAGRMGGEILASDLSNEKKIAIFVNLLAGFNLAIGMFNLIPLLPLDGGHIAGGIWEGIKRAYARIMRRPEPKYVDIAKVLPLTYAIALVMMVMAGLLVYADLVNPLTLTG, from the coding sequence ATGAACTGGCTCTATCTGGTGGGGATCCTCATCTTCCTGTTCGGGTTGATGTTCTCCATCGCGTTGCACGAGATCGGCCATCTCGTGCCCGCCAAGATCTTCGGTGTGAAGGTCACCCAGTACATGGTCGGCTTCGGCTCGACCGCCTGGTCCCGGCGCAGAGGCGAGACCGAGTACGGCATCAAGTGGATCCCGTTCGGCGGCTACATCCGCATGATCGGCATGCTGCCGCCGCGTCCCGGCGACGACCCCGGCAAGCTGCGCAGCACCGCCACCGGCCCCTGGCAGGGCCTCATCGAGTCGGCCAGGGACGCCGCCCAGGAAGAGGTGCGGCCCGGCGACGAGGACCGCGTCTTCTACCGCAAGAAGTGGTGGCAGAAGGTCATCATCATGTCCGGCGGGCCGCTGATGAACTTCGTGCTCGCGTTCGTCTTCTTCAGCATCCTGCTGGTCGGCATCGGCCTGCCCACCTGGGCCCCGATCGTCTCGCCCGAGACGTCCACGTGCGTCATCCCGGTGAGCGAGCAGCGCGACACCTGCAAGCCCACCGACCGGCCCACCCCGGCCGCGCAGGCCGGCCTCAAGCCCGGCGACCGCATCGTCTCCTTCGACAACCAGAAGATCGGCTCCTGGGACGACGCCACCCGCCTCATCCGCTCGCACGGCCCGGGCCCGGTCAGGCTCGGCGTCGTCCGCGACGGCCGGCCGCTGACGCTCGACGTCACCCTCATCGCCCAGGACCGCCCCAACCTCCAGGACCCGAAGAAGATCGACAGGAACGTCGGCTTCCTCGGCGTGCTGCCGACCGAGGTCATGCAGCGCCAGAGCATCGGCGCGGTCATCGGCTACATGGGCGAGCTGACCGGCCGCGTGGCGGGCTCCCTGCTCAACCTGCCGGAGAAGATGGTCGGCGTCTGGCACGCGGCCTTCTCCGGCGAGCAGCGCGACCCCGAGGGCCCGGTCGGCGTCGTCGGCGCGGGCCGCATGGGCGGCGAGATCCTCGCCAGCGACCTGTCCAACGAGAAGAAGATCGCCATCTTCGTCAACCTGCTGGCCGGCTTCAACCTCGCGATCGGCATGTTCAACCTCATCCCGCTGCTGCCCCTGGACGGCGGCCACATCGCCGGCGGCATCTGGGAGGGCATCAAGCGGGCCTACGCCCGGATCATGCGGCGGCCGGAGCCGAAGTACGTGGACATCGCCAAGGTGCTGCCGCTGACGTACGCGATCGCGCTGGTCATGATGGTGATGGCGGGCCTGCTGGTCTACGCCGACCTCGTCAACCCGCTCACCCTCACCGGCTGA
- a CDS encoding response regulator transcription factor: MIRILIAEHLPLVRRGLLATLGAEPGLLVVAEVGHADEVAPAARASAPDVAVVDLDLPGPPVVAELAERLPVCRTLILSALPDPGQVRKVLAGPALGFMSLRVAPERLADAVRQVAAGSRAIEAELAVAALRSESNPLTRRELDVLRIAAEGARSTEIADQLFLSVGTVRNHLSRIMCKTGARNRVDAVRIASDSGWL, encoded by the coding sequence TTGATCAGGATCCTGATTGCCGAACACCTGCCCTTGGTGCGCCGCGGCCTGCTCGCGACGCTGGGCGCCGAGCCGGGCCTGCTGGTGGTGGCCGAGGTCGGGCACGCCGACGAGGTGGCGCCGGCGGCGCGGGCGAGCGCTCCCGACGTGGCGGTGGTCGATCTCGACCTGCCGGGCCCGCCCGTGGTGGCCGAACTGGCCGAGCGCCTGCCGGTCTGCCGGACGCTGATCCTGTCGGCGCTGCCCGACCCCGGTCAGGTGCGGAAGGTGCTGGCGGGGCCGGCGCTCGGGTTCATGAGCCTGCGGGTGGCGCCGGAGCGGCTGGCCGACGCGGTGCGCCAGGTGGCGGCGGGGTCGCGGGCGATCGAGGCGGAGCTGGCCGTGGCGGCCCTGCGCTCCGAGAGCAACCCGCTGACCCGGCGCGAGCTCGACGTGCTGCGCATCGCCGCGGAGGGGGCGCGCTCGACGGAGATCGCCGACCAGCTCTTCCTGTCGGTGGGCACGGTGCGCAACCACCTGTCGCGCATCATGTGCAAGACCGGCGCGCGCAACCGGGTGGACGCGGTGCGCATCGCCAGCGACTCGGGGTGGCTGTAA
- a CDS encoding PP2C family protein-serine/threonine phosphatase, with protein sequence MSSRPAPLIPPRVRAVLVRVPFLVSAVRFVRRGPLARDRNLLITLAVLALLIGVLAAEVSTEWFSPSLLILVTLVGGLQLRLRSLVALLVAVGAALGYVAATLGAGRVGLGLLVTIGFTTVLAVLMARTRGKLGVQGLRGDAMLLELRDRLKSQGELPPLPKDWGAKVVLKQAGGSSFGGDFLVSMRDGDTVEIALVDVSGKGVDAGTRALLLSGTFGGLLGSVDDFLPACNSYLHRQRGDEGFVTAVHLRLDLATGDYTITSAGHPPVVKFDAGTGSWQVASAKGVVLGVVPDLHCEPDTGTLRKGDALLLFTDGLIEQPGRDIDAGLDRLLGEADRLLPSGFRDGARALVNAMASGHNDDCALVLIWRP encoded by the coding sequence ATGAGTTCCCGTCCGGCGCCGCTGATCCCGCCACGGGTCCGCGCCGTGCTGGTGCGGGTGCCCTTTCTCGTGTCCGCCGTCCGCTTCGTCCGCAGGGGCCCGCTCGCCCGCGACCGCAACCTGCTCATCACCCTCGCCGTGCTCGCGCTGCTCATCGGGGTGCTGGCCGCCGAGGTCTCCACCGAGTGGTTCTCGCCGTCGCTGCTCATCCTGGTCACCCTGGTCGGCGGGCTGCAGCTGCGCCTGCGCAGCCTCGTCGCGCTGCTCGTGGCCGTCGGCGCCGCGCTCGGCTACGTCGCGGCCACGCTCGGCGCGGGCCGCGTCGGGCTGGGGCTCCTGGTGACGATCGGCTTCACCACCGTGCTCGCCGTGCTCATGGCCCGCACCCGGGGCAAGCTGGGCGTGCAGGGGCTGCGCGGCGACGCGATGCTGCTGGAGCTGCGCGACCGGCTCAAGAGCCAGGGCGAGCTGCCGCCGCTGCCCAAGGACTGGGGCGCCAAGGTGGTGCTCAAGCAGGCCGGCGGCTCCTCCTTCGGCGGCGACTTCCTGGTCTCCATGCGCGACGGCGACACCGTCGAGATCGCCCTGGTCGACGTCTCGGGCAAGGGCGTGGACGCCGGCACCAGGGCGCTGCTGCTGTCCGGCACGTTCGGCGGGCTGCTCGGCTCGGTCGACGACTTCCTGCCCGCCTGCAACTCCTACCTGCACAGGCAGCGGGGCGACGAGGGCTTCGTGACGGCCGTGCACCTGCGCCTCGACCTGGCCACCGGCGACTACACGATCACCTCGGCCGGGCACCCGCCGGTGGTCAAGTTCGACGCCGGCACCGGCAGCTGGCAGGTCGCCTCGGCCAAGGGCGTCGTGCTCGGCGTCGTGCCCGACCTGCACTGCGAGCCCGACACCGGCACGCTGCGCAAGGGCGACGCGCTGCTGCTGTTCACCGACGGGCTGATCGAGCAGCCGGGCCGCGACATCGACGCCGGGCTCGACCGGCTGCTCGGCGAGGCCGACCGGCTGCTGCCCTCGGGCTTCCGCGACGGCGCCCGCGCCCTCGTCAACGCCATGGCCTCCGGGCACAACGACGACTGCGCGCTGGTGCTCATCTGGCGGCCCTGA
- a CDS encoding GNAT family N-acetyltransferase — protein MSFSIRPIAESEWSAYVRVLDEGFGWTTPPGLAERFKSETEFDRTLAVFDGDVMIGTTGVLSFGMAVPGGTTRPVAGVTAVSVLPSHRRRGVLSQMMRRQLADVRERGEAVAALYASESAIYGRFGYGRAASELSFRIGTRASAFVAGAPSDPSLRLRIARPADVRADLERLFASVVTARPGRYGRNAALWDGTLGDEEFDQRGLGSLRCVLAEDDRGVRGYALFRVKTAWDDNGMPDGELHLRELEAADPAAYALLWRNVLDRDLVSTVRAGSRPVDDPLQALLADPRQLRATWGDELWVRLVEVDRALTGRAYAAPVDLVIEVEDDVCPWNAGRWRLTADAAGAECKQVEDEPDLTVPVAALGSAYLGDGQLGPLLAAGLLREHNPGAVRALATAMSWSPKPWAGRVF, from the coding sequence ATGAGCTTTTCCATCCGCCCGATCGCCGAGTCCGAGTGGTCCGCCTACGTCCGCGTGCTCGACGAGGGCTTCGGCTGGACCACCCCTCCGGGCCTGGCCGAGCGCTTCAAGTCGGAGACCGAGTTCGACCGGACGCTCGCCGTCTTCGACGGGGACGTCATGATCGGCACCACCGGCGTCCTCAGCTTCGGCATGGCCGTGCCGGGCGGCACGACGCGCCCGGTGGCGGGGGTCACGGCCGTGAGCGTGCTGCCCTCGCACCGGCGTCGCGGCGTGTTGTCGCAGATGATGCGCCGCCAGCTCGCCGACGTGCGCGAGCGGGGCGAGGCGGTCGCCGCGCTGTACGCCTCGGAGTCGGCCATCTACGGCCGCTTCGGCTACGGCAGGGCGGCGAGCGAGCTGTCGTTCCGGATCGGCACGCGCGCCTCGGCGTTCGTGGCGGGCGCGCCGTCGGACCCGTCGCTGCGGCTCAGGATCGCCCGGCCGGCCGACGTGCGGGCGGACCTGGAGCGGCTGTTCGCGTCGGTGGTGACCGCCCGGCCGGGGCGCTACGGGCGCAACGCCGCCCTCTGGGACGGCACGCTGGGCGACGAGGAGTTCGACCAGCGCGGCTTGGGCTCGCTGCGCTGCGTGCTGGCCGAGGACGACCGGGGCGTGCGCGGCTACGCGCTGTTCCGGGTCAAGACGGCCTGGGACGACAACGGCATGCCGGACGGCGAGCTGCACCTGCGGGAGCTGGAGGCGGCCGACCCGGCGGCGTACGCGCTGCTGTGGCGCAACGTGCTGGACCGCGACCTGGTCAGCACGGTGCGGGCCGGCAGCAGGCCGGTGGACGACCCGCTGCAGGCGCTGCTGGCCGACCCCCGGCAGCTCCGCGCGACCTGGGGCGACGAGCTGTGGGTCCGCCTGGTGGAGGTGGACCGCGCGCTGACCGGCCGCGCGTACGCGGCCCCGGTGGACCTGGTGATCGAGGTCGAGGACGACGTGTGCCCGTGGAACGCGGGCCGCTGGCGGCTGACCGCCGACGCCGCCGGCGCGGAGTGCAAGCAGGTCGAGGACGAGCCGGACCTCACGGTGCCGGTGGCCGCGCTGGGGTCGGCGTACCTGGGCGACGGCCAGCTCGGCCCGCTGCTGGCCGCCGGGCTGCTGCGCGAGCACAACCCGGGCGCGGTGCGCGCGCTCGCCACCGCGATGTCCTGGAGCCCCAAACCGTGGGCGGGCCGCGTCTTCTAG
- a CDS encoding ribose-5-phosphate isomerase — MRVYIGADHAGYELKNHLVSWLKDHGHEVTDCGPFVYDAEDDYPAFVLRAAEGVAGDPASLGIVIGGSGNGEQIAANKVRGIRAALAWSEETAQLAREHNNANVVSIGARMHSLDEATRFAEVFLGTAFSGSERHSRRIAQLASYETIGQLPPLP; from the coding sequence GTGCGTGTCTACATCGGTGCCGACCATGCCGGCTATGAGCTCAAGAACCACCTCGTGTCCTGGCTCAAGGACCACGGGCACGAGGTGACCGACTGCGGTCCCTTCGTCTACGACGCCGAGGACGACTACCCGGCGTTCGTGCTGCGCGCCGCCGAGGGCGTCGCCGGCGACCCGGCCAGCCTGGGCATCGTCATCGGCGGCTCGGGCAACGGCGAGCAGATCGCCGCCAACAAGGTGCGCGGCATCCGCGCCGCCCTGGCCTGGAGCGAGGAGACCGCCCAGCTGGCGCGCGAGCACAACAACGCCAACGTCGTCAGCATCGGGGCGCGCATGCACTCCCTCGACGAGGCCACCCGCTTCGCCGAGGTGTTCCTGGGCACGGCCTTCTCCGGCAGCGAGCGCCACAGCCGGCGCATCGCGCAGCTCGCCTCCTACGAGACGATCGGCCAGCTCCCGCCGCTGCCGTAG
- the def gene encoding peptide deformylase, translating into MREIRVIGDPVLRTPAEPVTDFDRELRRLIEEMFQAMYAVDGVGLAGPQVGVSRRLFVYDVNNRKGHVINPVLTVDDPEEIVDEEGCLSVPDRQTGRPIYAPVARASGVTVEGLDRLQRPVRVRARGTLARCFQHECEHLDGKLYVDRLPRNDARKIMLRA; encoded by the coding sequence ATGCGAGAGATCCGCGTCATCGGCGATCCCGTGCTGCGCACGCCCGCCGAGCCGGTCACGGACTTCGACCGCGAGCTGCGCCGCCTGATCGAGGAGATGTTCCAGGCGATGTACGCGGTCGACGGCGTGGGCCTGGCCGGCCCGCAGGTCGGCGTGTCGCGGCGGTTGTTCGTCTACGACGTCAACAACCGCAAGGGCCACGTGATCAACCCGGTGCTCACCGTGGACGACCCCGAGGAGATCGTGGACGAGGAGGGCTGCCTGTCGGTGCCCGACCGGCAGACCGGCCGGCCGATCTACGCGCCCGTCGCGCGCGCGTCCGGCGTGACGGTGGAGGGGCTGGACCGGCTGCAGCGGCCGGTGCGCGTCCGGGCCAGGGGCACGCTGGCGCGCTGCTTCCAGCACGAGTGCGAGCACCTCGACGGCAAGCTGTACGTGGACCGCCTGCCGCGGAACGACGCGCGCAAGATCATGCTGCGCGCGTAG
- a CDS encoding SDR family oxidoreductase has protein sequence MSVLAGKGALVTGGSRGIGRAVVERLRRDGAEVVFCYERSEEAARRVAKETGAVAVRADLADRGDLERLFAEAEARLPGLDVLVNNAASAAGQKPMVDVTDDDYERSFAVNVRAVFLAMQWAARVMRGDGRIINISSVNTRVPAPMLTLYCGGKGAIEQFAKVAARELGARGITVNVVSSGATDTDMLRGANPPEALVQTEAFTALRRLGRPDDIASVVAFLAGPDGRWVTGQNIIASGGLLV, from the coding sequence ATGAGCGTACTCGCCGGGAAGGGCGCGTTGGTCACGGGAGGCTCCAGGGGCATCGGCAGGGCCGTCGTGGAGCGGTTGCGCAGGGACGGCGCGGAGGTCGTCTTCTGCTACGAGCGGTCGGAGGAGGCCGCGCGGAGGGTGGCGAAGGAGACCGGCGCGGTCGCGGTGCGCGCCGACCTCGCCGACCGGGGCGACCTGGAGCGGCTGTTCGCCGAGGCGGAGGCGCGGCTGCCGGGGCTCGACGTCCTGGTCAACAACGCGGCCTCCGCCGCCGGGCAGAAGCCCATGGTGGACGTCACGGACGACGACTACGAGCGTTCGTTCGCGGTAAACGTGCGCGCGGTGTTCCTCGCCATGCAGTGGGCCGCCAGGGTGATGCGCGGCGACGGGCGCATCATCAACATCTCCTCGGTCAACACCCGGGTGCCCGCCCCCATGCTGACGCTCTACTGCGGCGGCAAGGGCGCGATCGAGCAGTTCGCCAAGGTGGCGGCCAGGGAGCTCGGCGCCCGCGGGATCACCGTCAACGTGGTCTCCTCCGGCGCCACCGACACCGACATGCTGCGCGGCGCCAACCCGCCGGAGGCGCTGGTGCAGACGGAGGCGTTCACCGCGCTGCGGCGGCTGGGCCGGCCGGACGACATCGCCTCGGTGGTGGCGTTCCTGGCCGGGCCCGACGGGCGGTGGGTGACCGGCCAGAACATCATCGCCAGCGGCGGGCTGCTGGTCTGA
- a CDS encoding aldehyde dehydrogenase family protein, with amino-acid sequence MRQLYIGGSWIASASDEPIEVVNPATEEVIDRVPAGSPDDVESAVAAARRAFPSWSATAPAERGKLLADAAELLKQRADDIARTIATDMGSPLGFALKVQTLMPAGVLASFARLAESHPREERVGNSLVVKEPIGVVAAITPWNYPLHQIVCKVGAALAAGCTVVLKPSEVAPLAAYALADILAEVGLPPGVFNLLSGRGPVVGEAMAAHPEVDMVSFTGSTAAGRRVSALAAESVKRVALELGGKSANVILPDADLKAAVKVGVANCFVNAGQTCSAWTRMIVHRDQYDEAVRLAVEAARGYTVGDPFDEATRVGPLVSQVQRDRVVRFINRGQEEGARLVAGGTDRPYERGYFVEPTVFAGVEPGMTIEQEEIFGPVLSLIPYTTEDKAVEIANGTRYGLAGAVWAGSEERAVEVARRLRTGQVAVNGGRFNPLAPFGGYKQSGIGRELGEHGLEEFLEIKSLQL; translated from the coding sequence ATGCGTCAGCTGTACATCGGCGGCTCCTGGATCGCCTCGGCGTCCGACGAGCCCATCGAGGTCGTGAACCCGGCCACGGAAGAGGTCATCGACCGCGTGCCCGCCGGCTCCCCCGACGACGTGGAGTCGGCGGTGGCCGCGGCCAGGAGAGCCTTCCCCTCCTGGTCCGCCACCGCCCCCGCGGAACGCGGCAAACTGCTCGCCGACGCGGCCGAACTGCTGAAACAGCGCGCCGACGACATCGCCAGGACCATCGCCACCGACATGGGGTCGCCGCTCGGCTTCGCGCTCAAGGTGCAGACCCTCATGCCCGCGGGGGTCCTCGCCTCCTTCGCCCGCCTCGCGGAGAGCCATCCTCGCGAGGAGCGCGTCGGCAACTCCCTGGTGGTCAAGGAGCCCATCGGGGTGGTCGCGGCCATCACGCCGTGGAACTACCCGCTGCACCAGATCGTCTGCAAGGTGGGCGCGGCGCTGGCCGCCGGGTGCACGGTCGTGCTCAAGCCGAGCGAGGTCGCGCCGCTGGCCGCGTACGCGCTGGCCGACATCCTCGCCGAGGTGGGCCTGCCGCCGGGCGTGTTCAACCTGCTGAGCGGGCGCGGCCCGGTCGTCGGCGAGGCCATGGCCGCCCACCCCGAGGTCGACATGGTCTCCTTCACCGGCTCCACCGCGGCCGGCCGCCGGGTCTCCGCGCTCGCCGCCGAGTCGGTCAAGCGGGTCGCGCTCGAACTGGGCGGCAAGTCCGCCAACGTCATCCTGCCCGACGCCGACCTCAAGGCCGCGGTCAAGGTGGGCGTGGCCAACTGCTTCGTCAACGCCGGCCAGACCTGCTCGGCCTGGACCCGGATGATCGTCCACCGCGACCAGTACGACGAGGCCGTCCGCCTGGCCGTCGAGGCCGCCCGCGGCTACACCGTGGGCGACCCGTTCGACGAGGCCACCCGCGTCGGCCCGCTGGTCTCGCAGGTCCAGCGCGACCGGGTGGTCCGCTTCATCAACCGCGGCCAGGAGGAGGGCGCCCGGCTGGTGGCCGGCGGCACCGACCGGCCTTACGAGCGCGGCTACTTCGTCGAGCCCACCGTGTTCGCGGGCGTGGAGCCGGGCATGACGATCGAGCAGGAGGAGATCTTCGGCCCGGTGTTGTCGCTGATCCCGTACACCACCGAGGACAAAGCCGTCGAGATCGCCAACGGCACCCGCTACGGCCTGGCCGGCGCCGTCTGGGCGGGCAGCGAGGAGCGCGCCGTCGAGGTCGCGAGGCGCCTCCGCACCGGCCAGGTGGCCGTCAACGGCGGCCGGTTCAACCCGCTTGCCCCCTTCGGCGGCTACAAGCAGTCGGGCATCGGCCGCGAGCTCGGCGAGCACGGCCTGGAGGAGTTCCTGGAGATCAAGTCGCTGCAGCTCTGA
- a CDS encoding mycothiol-dependent nitroreductase Rv2466c family protein, whose translation MAEKTPVDLWFDPSCPFAWVTSRWLLEVEKVRPIEPRFRFMSLHYLNEGKDVPAEYKERALKAHGSVRVVAAAAAKHGEEYVGRLYTELGTRLHDQGIKDPARLREVNEAALEAVGLDPHLADAMDSEEWDERIRASHDEGITLVGQEVGTPIIRVGPNAFFGPVITRIIRGEDAGRLWDGVLAVTEFDDFFELKRTRTRRPQFD comes from the coding sequence ATGGCTGAGAAGACTCCCGTGGACCTCTGGTTCGATCCTTCCTGTCCCTTTGCATGGGTAACGTCACGATGGCTGCTCGAAGTCGAGAAGGTTCGGCCCATCGAGCCCCGCTTCCGTTTCATGTCGCTCCACTACCTCAATGAGGGCAAGGACGTCCCCGCGGAATACAAGGAACGCGCGCTCAAGGCCCACGGCTCCGTGCGCGTCGTGGCCGCGGCCGCCGCCAAGCACGGCGAGGAGTACGTCGGCCGGCTCTACACCGAGCTCGGCACCCGCCTGCACGACCAGGGCATCAAGGACCCGGCCAGGCTGCGCGAGGTCAACGAGGCCGCGCTGGAGGCCGTCGGCCTCGACCCGCACCTCGCCGACGCCATGGACTCCGAGGAGTGGGACGAGCGGATCCGCGCCTCCCACGACGAGGGCATCACGCTCGTCGGCCAGGAGGTCGGCACCCCGATCATCCGCGTCGGCCCCAACGCCTTCTTCGGGCCGGTCATCACCAGGATCATCCGCGGCGAGGACGCCGGCCGCCTCTGGGACGGCGTGCTGGCGGTGACGGAGTTCGACGACTTCTTCGAGCTGAAGCGCACCCGCACCCGGCGTCCGCAATTCGACTGA